The bacterium genomic sequence ACGAATGTCAAGTTCCGCACCCGCCAAGAGGCGCGTCAAGCGATATTCGAGTATATCGAAGTCTTTAACAATCGAGAGCGTTTACATTCGAGTCTAGGGTATCTTTGCCCTGTTGTCTATGAGCAACAACTCATCGCAAAACAAGTGGTTGAGGGTGTCCATTAAAACAGAGGAAGACCAAAGATACAGATGGGGGGACTGTCACTAATCCTCTTCCGCTTCACTGAGTAGGCCGAAGGCAGTATCGAAGGGCAGTCCGGAAGAAGGAGAATGACACATTTTCGATAAACGATAGAACCTAAAAAAACAAATCCCCTGGGCGTTAACGCCCAGGGGATTTTTATAATTAACCTACAAAGCTAGCGTACCCATTGGGTGCCAGCGGGGTAGGACGATTGGTTCCATGTCCAGGATGTCAAGGACTTCCTGAGGAAGGTACTTCTTGTCGACGGCTACTTCGTAGTTGTACTCTTCGAACCAGCGGTCGGTCATGCAGAAGAAACCGGCGTTGCCTTTATCGGTTCCCCAGCTATTCTCAACGCGCCACTTCAACGGCTTACCGTCGTCGTCTAAATCGACGCCGGTGAATACCATGGCGTGGTTCATGGAGCTCATGCCATATTCCAAGCGCTGAGCCTTGTTGTACTTCCATTTCTCGCCATAGAACAGTTCGGGGCTGTACATATCAACATCCCAATAGCCGAACTCGCGATCCATTTCAGGTCCGCAGTCGCAACCGAACCAGACCGGTTCGTCATCGAGTATCTGGTCTAAAGTAGCTTTTCTGAAGATGTCCATGCTGACGTTGACATAACGGATCATATCCCCGCCAACCACGTTGCCCAGGTGCTCGATTGTATAGACTTTATTGAATTCCATTTCGTTCATCGGGCAGTGGATAAGGCAGACCTTTGAATTGAAATCGTAGGTCATATGCTCCGTGGTAAATTCCTGCGGAGTCATATCCTTGATGCGGACGAACTTGTCATCCTTGTCGCGGTACTGCCAACTGAACGTCTTGGGCGGTTCGGTAAGGTGGAAGACCAATATCTTATAAGCATTGGCCAGCATCTCATCCTTCAACCCATGAAGCTCATCGATCTTTGCGCCCTTCCGATACATATCGCGAAGGTTAATTGCGCAGTTCCTTAAATGCGAAGTCAAATAATTGCTTAACGTACCGGTGTTGCTGCTGCTATCGGTCTCCGGCATCGCATCAGCGGGTACTACACCGTATTTATTAAGGACGTTCACGAGCATGTGCCATTGTCCGCCGTCTTCGACGGGACCGCCCATAATGCCTTTCAGCAATCGGCTGTCGTTCGGCTCATCGAGCGTCTTCAAAATC encodes the following:
- a CDS encoding C1 family peptidase, with the protein product MGKTLLDKQVSEVLTPEMISSYQAEFQTDPRNKLLMNFLSNAQPSQAMMQDRMRKSAANHIYSHMIKTLAATNQKGSGRCWMYAGQNVMRQKAAVKFNLENFEFSQNYTMFWDKMEKSNFFLETILKTLDEPNDSRLLKGIMGGPVEDGGQWHMLVNVLNKYGVVPADAMPETDSSSNTGTLSNYLTSHLRNCAINLRDMYRKGAKIDELHGLKDEMLANAYKILVFHLTEPPKTFSWQYRDKDDKFVRIKDMTPQEFTTEHMTYDFNSKVCLIHCPMNEMEFNKVYTIEHLGNVVGGDMIRYVNVSMDIFRKATLDQILDDEPVWFGCDCGPEMDREFGYWDVDMYSPELFYGEKWKYNKAQRLEYGMSSMNHAMVFTGVDLDDDGKPLKWRVENSWGTDKGNAGFFCMTDRWFEEYNYEVAVDKKYLPQEVLDILDMEPIVLPRWHPMGTLAL